The Chitinophaga sp. H8 genome contains a region encoding:
- a CDS encoding class I SAM-dependent methyltransferase — translation MFQVGTTNEEARREWIKNTLAKIPAGSKLLDAGAGECQYKPFCSHLEYISQDFAQYDGTGNVGLQMGTWDNTKLDIVSDILAIPLPDNSVDAIMCTEVFEHIPDPVGAIREFKRLLRPGGYLLLTAPFNSITHFAPYHFSTGFNRFFYEKHLPDNDFEITELTPNGSYFECVAQEVRRVKSVGKQYANTKISLLDKVILHSTLWVLQRLSKKDKGSSELLSYGIHVFARKK, via the coding sequence ATGTTTCAAGTAGGTACAACAAATGAGGAGGCCCGCAGGGAGTGGATTAAAAATACCCTGGCCAAAATCCCCGCAGGCAGTAAATTATTGGATGCAGGGGCAGGAGAGTGCCAGTATAAACCATTTTGCAGCCACCTGGAATATATTTCGCAGGACTTTGCGCAATATGATGGTACCGGCAATGTAGGCCTGCAGATGGGTACCTGGGATAATACCAAACTGGACATCGTATCAGATATACTGGCCATCCCTTTGCCAGACAACAGCGTGGATGCTATCATGTGCACAGAAGTTTTTGAACATATCCCGGACCCTGTAGGAGCTATCCGGGAATTTAAGCGTTTGCTGCGTCCCGGAGGATATCTGTTGCTCACAGCTCCTTTCAACAGCATTACCCATTTCGCTCCCTACCATTTTTCTACCGGGTTTAACCGCTTCTTTTATGAGAAGCATCTTCCGGACAATGATTTTGAAATCACGGAGCTGACACCCAATGGCAGCTATTTTGAGTGTGTGGCCCAAGAGGTAAGAAGGGTGAAAAGCGTGGGTAAACAATATGCCAACACGAAAATATCCCTGCTGGATAAAGTGATCCTGCACAGCACGCTGTGGGTATTACAACGGCTTAGCAAAAAAGATAAAGGCTCATCAGAATTGCTGAGCTATGGCATTCATGTATTTGCAAGAAAAAAATGA
- a CDS encoding glycosyltransferase family 2 protein — MTTVIPHTGTMVQTASTVEGPVVSVVMSVYNGGQYLAATLDSLLAQTFSNFEAIILNDGSADNTAAILEDYARRDSRIRYVPLEQNRGLVYCLNAAVALAQGVYIARLDGDDICMPTRLEEQVAWLKANPEVDLVSSWVAFIDEAGKPSGHWELDRQTNTPAQIRKQMVKDNCIAHPAVMGKAEVFKTHPYHADQPKREDHDLWLRLLSEGYVIGKISKVLLLYRVHAASVTRTDARQVNIFMKIFETKYVFLKNQLQQRRWGLLEWRVAIYMIADLVKALLKAIKKSVRHVLSPKHS, encoded by the coding sequence ATGACCACGGTAATCCCCCATACCGGCACGATGGTGCAAACAGCAAGTACGGTGGAGGGGCCGGTAGTGTCTGTAGTCATGTCTGTCTATAATGGCGGACAATATCTCGCGGCAACACTGGACAGCCTGCTGGCACAAACCTTTTCAAACTTTGAGGCAATTATACTGAATGATGGCTCTGCGGATAATACCGCCGCCATCCTGGAAGATTATGCCCGCCGGGATAGCCGTATCAGGTATGTACCCCTGGAACAGAACAGGGGATTGGTATATTGTTTGAATGCAGCAGTTGCATTGGCGCAGGGCGTATATATTGCCCGTTTGGACGGGGATGATATCTGTATGCCTACCCGCCTGGAAGAACAGGTGGCCTGGTTAAAAGCCAACCCGGAAGTAGACCTGGTGTCCAGCTGGGTAGCATTTATTGATGAAGCCGGCAAGCCATCCGGGCATTGGGAGCTGGACCGCCAAACCAACACCCCCGCACAGATCAGGAAGCAGATGGTCAAAGACAATTGTATTGCACATCCTGCTGTAATGGGCAAAGCGGAGGTTTTTAAAACACATCCCTATCATGCAGACCAGCCTAAAAGGGAAGATCATGACCTTTGGTTGCGCCTGCTGAGCGAAGGATATGTAATTGGAAAAATAAGTAAAGTACTGCTGTTGTACCGGGTGCATGCCGCTTCTGTAACCCGAACAGATGCCCGGCAGGTGAACATATTTATGAAGATATTTGAGACAAAATATGTTTTCCTGAAAAATCAGCTGCAACAACGGAGGTGGGGACTGCTGGAATGGCGGGTGGCCATTTATATGATCGCAGATCTGGTAAAGGCATTGTTGAAAGCAATAAAAAAAAGTGTACGTCATGTATTATCGCCTAAGCATTCTTAA
- a CDS encoding glycosyltransferase family 4 protein, with protein MYYRLSILKRYLEDLLMLPFILIGRILARVRPLPQSYDIFFFFPFYHIGGAEKVHYQIAQATGNKQCIIFFTRKSQNTLFREAFEKTGCTIRDISRYTDNKFLYVVNIIFRGIISGYINRQQEIPLVFNGQCNFAYKLSRWVKREVAQIELIHSYCSFSFIRVPFLPFYRATVMISKVRIEDHLLQYERWGIPGHYAGRIHYIPNCIPLPAQAPDTAKYHTAKPEVLYVGRATAEKRVHLIAQMAEQAAQQGLPFTFGFLGEVTDAIPAHLRPYCHLYGNQSEAGVISDIYKRAVILALVSDTEGFPMVVMEGMAHGLAMLVTPVGDIPLHVKDGENGFLLEPVNDEAAIVKAGVTHLAAWAAQRDWLQATGLLNRQYALDHFGLAQFDAAYRQLFTQVRADKHGW; from the coding sequence ATGTATTATCGCCTAAGCATTCTTAAAAGATACCTGGAAGATTTGCTGATGCTGCCTTTTATACTCATAGGACGTATATTGGCCCGGGTGCGTCCGTTGCCGCAATCGTATGATATTTTCTTCTTCTTCCCTTTTTACCATATTGGCGGTGCTGAAAAGGTGCATTACCAGATAGCACAGGCTACGGGGAATAAACAATGTATCATCTTCTTTACCCGGAAATCCCAGAATACGCTTTTCCGGGAAGCATTTGAAAAAACAGGGTGTACCATCCGGGATATTTCCCGGTATACAGATAATAAGTTCCTGTATGTTGTCAATATTATATTCCGGGGGATCATCAGCGGTTATATAAACCGGCAACAGGAAATCCCCCTGGTATTTAACGGACAATGTAATTTTGCATATAAGCTTTCCCGTTGGGTAAAGCGTGAAGTAGCCCAGATAGAGCTGATCCATTCCTATTGTTCGTTTTCATTTATCCGCGTACCCTTCCTGCCATTTTACCGTGCTACGGTGATGATCAGTAAGGTGCGTATTGAAGATCATTTGTTGCAGTACGAAAGATGGGGCATCCCGGGGCATTATGCCGGCAGGATCCATTATATTCCCAATTGTATTCCTTTACCTGCGCAGGCGCCGGACACGGCCAAATACCACACCGCAAAGCCGGAAGTGCTGTATGTGGGGCGTGCTACGGCAGAAAAGCGGGTACATCTGATCGCACAGATGGCAGAACAAGCTGCGCAGCAGGGATTACCTTTTACTTTTGGTTTTCTCGGAGAGGTAACCGATGCTATTCCTGCCCATTTGCGGCCTTACTGTCATTTGTATGGCAATCAAAGTGAAGCAGGCGTTATCAGTGATATTTACAAACGCGCCGTTATACTGGCGCTGGTATCAGATACAGAAGGTTTTCCCATGGTGGTAATGGAAGGAATGGCACATGGACTGGCCATGCTGGTAACCCCGGTAGGAGATATTCCCCTGCATGTAAAAGATGGGGAGAACGGGTTCCTGCTGGAACCTGTAAATGATGAAGCCGCTATTGTCAAAGCCGGGGTGACACATCTGGCAGCTTGGGCGGCACAGCGGGACTGGCTACAGGCCACGGGGCTGCTGAACCGGCAGTATGCATTGGATCATTTCGGACTGGCGCAGTTTGATGCCGCCTACCGCCAACTTTTTACACAAGTGAGGGCAGATAAACATGGATGGTAA
- a CDS encoding glycosyltransferase: protein MDGNRKILVINYYWPPSGGAAVQRWLALCNLLAEMGWEVSVLTVDEQYATYQVYDTSLTAAIRADIKVYTTRTLEPFGIFKLLFGKKSMPKPAFADGRKPGLANKIGRFVRGNIFVPDPRKYWKYFAVSKARELITTQDIHLVVTAGPPHSTHFIGQQLKKTLPIRWICDFHDLWTDIIFYNLLYKLPITKRMEKQLEKKILENCDGILTVGEGYKAKLLSKSDKLSPEKISIVPIGYDENMFLREDTPSATPVFTITYVGTIAAYYQPEVFFQAVKQLISKYPHAPVRLLFVGVVPPDMFNSIEAHGLAAVWDYKAYVPHAEAVAYMKKATVLLLVNPVTPDEEMVIPGKLYEYMASKRPVINITSLKSETAAIIARCNAGRTFDRSMLAPLTAYLESLLLQWLDKGAVIQDFNEAAIAGYSQRAIATHLSDYLSA from the coding sequence ATGGATGGTAACAGGAAAATATTAGTGATCAATTACTACTGGCCCCCCAGTGGCGGCGCTGCAGTGCAAAGGTGGCTGGCCCTCTGTAATTTGCTTGCAGAGATGGGATGGGAAGTATCAGTGCTGACAGTGGATGAGCAATATGCTACCTATCAGGTATATGACACCTCTTTAACAGCAGCTATCCGTGCTGATATAAAAGTATATACCACTCGCACACTGGAGCCATTTGGCATCTTCAAGCTGCTCTTTGGCAAGAAAAGTATGCCCAAACCGGCTTTTGCGGATGGACGCAAGCCCGGGCTGGCCAATAAAATAGGCCGTTTTGTAAGAGGCAATATTTTTGTTCCGGATCCCCGCAAGTACTGGAAATACTTTGCGGTATCCAAAGCCAGGGAGCTGATCACTACCCAGGATATTCACCTGGTGGTAACGGCAGGTCCCCCGCATTCCACGCATTTTATCGGGCAGCAACTGAAGAAAACACTGCCGATACGCTGGATCTGCGATTTTCATGATCTGTGGACGGACATTATCTTTTATAACCTGTTGTATAAGCTGCCCATCACTAAAAGGATGGAAAAACAACTGGAAAAAAAGATATTGGAAAACTGTGATGGCATCCTCACGGTAGGAGAAGGGTACAAGGCTAAATTGTTGAGTAAGTCAGACAAACTCTCCCCCGAAAAGATCAGTATTGTGCCTATTGGTTATGACGAAAACATGTTTCTCCGGGAGGATACACCCTCCGCAACGCCTGTTTTTACGATCACCTATGTAGGTACTATCGCCGCTTATTATCAGCCAGAAGTGTTTTTCCAGGCAGTAAAACAGTTGATCAGTAAATATCCGCATGCTCCCGTCAGATTATTGTTTGTAGGCGTAGTGCCGCCGGATATGTTCAACAGTATTGAAGCCCATGGGCTTGCCGCTGTATGGGACTATAAGGCGTATGTACCACATGCAGAAGCAGTAGCTTACATGAAAAAGGCCACCGTACTGTTGCTGGTAAATCCGGTTACACCCGATGAAGAAATGGTAATACCCGGGAAGTTGTATGAGTATATGGCCAGTAAACGGCCGGTGATCAATATTACGTCCCTGAAAAGTGAAACTGCCGCTATTATTGCGCGATGTAATGCCGGGCGTACCTTTGACCGTAGCATGCTGGCCCCGTTGACAGCTTACCTGGAAAGCCTGTTGTTGCAATGGCTGGACAAAGGAGCCGTGATACAGGATTTTAATGAAGCGGCTATTGCCGGTTATAGTCAGCGGGCTATTGCTACCCACTTATCAGATTATTTATCCGCATAA